Sequence from the Candidatus Phytoplasma solani genome:
CTTCGCCCATTTCTTTAATAAAATTGTCAACTTCTGTAGTTGATTGTTCTAAGGCTTTTTCGATGCGCGAAGGATGAATTCTACCATCAGAAACTAACGATTCTAAAGTTTTTTTAGCAATTTCCCTTCTAACAGGGTCAAAACTACTAACAACTACTGTTAAAGGAGAATCGTCAATAATTAAATCCACCCCTGTTAAAACCTCTAAAGATTTGATATTTCTACCTTGACGGCCGATAATACGACCTTTCATCTCTTCGTTAGGTATTTCAACAACACTAATGTTTTTTTCGCCTGTAACATCGCCAGCATATTTTTGCATCGCCGAAATTAAAAACATTTTCGCTTTTTTAGCGACTTCTGATTTTGCTTTTTCCTCTTCTTTTTTAATATATGCAAAAACTTCGTTAGCGGTTTTATCCCTAACTTCATCCATAATAATTTTTTGTGCTGCCTGTGGTGTCAAAGCAGCTATTTGTTCTAATTTAATTTTTTGCTGTTGTATTAAGTGCTCGTGTTCTTGAATCTGTTTTTCTAGATTTTTTTTAACATGATTGATCATTTGTTGTTTAGAATCTAAATATTGTTCTCTTTTATTTAAACTTTCTGTTCTATTATTGAATAATTCTTCACGACGATTATTTTTTTCTTCTAAACTAACTACAATATTAGTTCTTTCATGCAAATCATGTTCCAGTTTTTGTCTTAAGGAAACTATTTCTATTTTGGCATTGTAAATCAATTCTTTTTCATGCTGGCGCAATTCTTCTAATTTGTTTTTAACTTGTATTTCAAATTTTTGTTGCTCTTGATCTAGTTTTTTTCGATTAAAAAAAGAATAAAATAAATAACCTATGGAAATGCCTAAAGATAAAAAAACAACAGAAAGCAAGACCATGCTTAAACATCCTTCTGGTGATGTTCCGCTCATGTTATTTCATGCCTTTCTTTTATTTTTTATATTTATAATCAATAAGGAGATGATAAAAAAATTAAAAAAAGTTGTAAACAAACAAAATTGTATGCAAAATTCTTTTAGAAATTATTTTTAAGTAAACAAAGGGAGGCGAAGAAAGTTTTTTATCGTTAATTTTTGAGTTTTTTTGAGATCTTTTTTTATTTTTTCAACCCCTTGCGAAAATAAAAAAACAAAAAAAGATGATAAATGGACAAATAATAAAAAATTAATTATTATAAAAAAAATTCCTTTAAAGGAATAAAAAATAAAAAACTGAAAAGCTAACCTTTAGTAGATTAGCTTTTGTAAGAAAAAAATTAATTATTAATATATTTAATAAAAATTAGTTTTATAAATCAAATTTTGGTTTTTTTACCCCTAAGTAAAGAACTAGTTAATTTATCAGGAATACTATCTACAAAAGTTTTTGCCTGTTTTGATTCTATGGCTTTTTGAGTTAGATTAGTTAGTTCATTAAAAACTTTGTCTTTTAAATCATCCATTTTGTAATCAGTAGATGGTTTTGACACAACCGAAGAAATGACTTCTTCTGTTGGATTGTTTGAAGTTTCTTCAACAAAAGTTTCTTCAGAATTAAAAAAGAAAAAACCAAAAATAATAGCAATAACAAAAAAAATTAAAATACCAATGACAAGAGTTTTGTTATGTTTTGAGTTCAATGTAAAAATTTAGACAACATCCTTTTAATTTTAAATTAAAAAACAACGAAAAATACTTATAATAAGTTTAAATATTTTAACTTTTAAACCAACTTAAAGTAAGATACAAAATATAAGATACTAGAATTTTAAATACGAAAAATTTAGTATCCACATATATTATATAACAAACGAAAAATATATATACAGAATAATCTATAATAATAAAAGAATAGTCAACTTTTTTAAAACTAATTTTTGCCATTTAAACATTAATCAAAACTATTTTTTTGAGTTGATTGACAATGAGCGTTTTTCGGCTTCCAGTTTTCGTACTTCTAATAATTTTTCATAACGTTTTTCTAAGGTTTTTTCTTTGATTTGAACTTCTTCGATCACTTTTAAAACCTTTTCTAGGACAATTTTTAAATCATACAAAAAAACTTTATCAAAATTTTTCATCGCTTGTAAAACGTTATCAATACAAGTAATTTTTTCTTCGTTGTTTTGTACGCTTTCAAAAATTTGAAAATAATAATCAACTGAATTTAAAATAGCTAGCAAAATAGAAGGACTAGTGATGATGACATTACGTTTAAAAGCAAATGATATAGTTTCTTCGTCTGAGTTAATTTGGGAAAAAATACTTTCTGAAGGAATAAACATAATCACGTAAGGGGCGTTATCTTCTGGGCTGACATATTTTTGTGCTTCTTTGATTCTGTCTTTAACACGCATTAAAAAACGTTTTTTTAATTCGTTTTTATTGTCAGTACTATTCATATATTCTAAAAAATCTGTAGTCGGAAACTTAGAATCAATTGGAATTTGAATAAATTTCCCGCGACCTTTACACATTATATCAACTCTTAAACGTTGACCATTGCTGTTTAATTTTTTCATTAAAAATTGTTTTTCAAAAATTAATTTATCTTTGGTATAAGCGATATTTTCTAAAACACGAGCCAATAAAAATTCCCCAACTTTCCCTGTTTTATCGTTTTGAGCAAGTAATTTATGAATGTTTTGTACTTCTTGAAAACCACTGGCGTTTTGGTCTCTTAAAACTTTTAATGAATTTTCTAAATTACTGATCAAATGTTGACGAGTGTCTTTAATTTCTTTAGTTAAACTATCTTTGCTTTGGTGAGTTAAATTATTAATTTTTAGATCCAAACGATCGATAACTCGTAATTCAGACTCTAAAAAAGATTGTTTTAAGATGTCTTGAAGATTAAAATCGGGAACTTTAGCTTTTAAAAGCATCCTCCCAAAAACAAAAACTATTCCTACAACAAGTACAATTAATAATATAACTAAAAAAAGTAAGACCAAAACTAAATTGTATTTGTTTATTATCATTCATTTCCCAAATCATCTATGAAATTTCATAGTTCCTTTTTTTAAATTATTTTCTTAAAAATAATGAGAAAAATAAATATTTATTTTCTTAGAATCAAAATGAGAAATAAATATTTAATTTTAATAATGTTTGAAAAACAATTATAACAACTTTTTGTTTAATTGTTAGTAAAAGATAAATATCTGGCGTTTGAGAAGGGATTCGAACCCCTGACCGACAGCTTAGAAGGCTGTTGCTCTATCCTGCTGAGCTACTCAAACAAAGTTACAACAATAAATATTGTAACATAAAATAAAATAATTATATTGATTTTTTAAAATTGTATTGAATTTTAAAAATTTTTGATAAATAAATAAGTTTTTTTAATATTTTATTCACACAAAAAAATTTTTATTGAAACAAAAATTAAAAAAAAGTTTATAATATTATTGTACTTTTAGCTTACACTAAAATTGATTATATATATTTTAAAAAAGTAGCTTTTTCAAACTTTATTATTCAACAGTAAAAAAATGAATTTGGTCAGGTCTTGATTGAAGCAGCCATAAGTTGTTTTATTGTGTGGATAATAAGGTTTGAAAAGGTTATTTTATAATTAACATAAGAATCAATTATTATGGCTAAAAAATAGTTAAAAGAAATTAAGGTATTATATGAATTGGTCATCTTTTTTTCCTAAAAAAACAAAACAGATGCAATTATTAACTAATTTTTATCATTCTTTACAAGGAGAACCTTTTTTAATCGAAGAAATTCTTTTAAATGAAACTCCAGTTAAAATTGAGTTTTATTATTTAGAACAAAGTAAATATTATAATGCTTTATTCCAAACGAGACAATTTGTTGTTTGGACCGCAGATAAAGGAACTTATCGTCTTTTAATTGATAAAGATTATTACAATAATTTTAAACCTTTGTATCGAAAAGAAATCAACACCGCTTGGCTAGAATTTATGATCCAAGTTTACCAAAAAGAAGCGAATTTAATTAACAGAATAAAACTCGCTTTTTTAGGTTTTTTTATTCCTATATTATTAGTAATTTTTTTAACGTTGACAATGTGGTCGCCAGGGACAAAAGAAGAAGGACAAAAAACATTGATTTTTGGTATTCCTTTGGTGATCTTATTAATAGTTATTTTTGTCATCAATTATTGGATTAAAATTCAGCAAAAAAAAATGGCTTTTTTTAAAGATCAAACATTACAAAAAACCCTAACAAAAATCAAACAAATCTTAGGTGAAGAGTTTTTTGCAGAACTTTTAGAAAAACAAAAAAATTACAATCCTTTTTTTGCGAAAAGTAAAAACGAACAAGACAATAACCCAATAGTTTAACATTTATTTTTAAACATTAACTAAATTATTACATTAAAAACAGTAAAAAGAGGTTTGAAATGATTTACGATAGTATTGTTGTTGGAGCAGGACACGCTGGTGTTGAAGCTGCTTTGACATTAGCCAAAAAACATAGCACTTTATTGATTACTGGTTCTTTGAAACAAGTAGCCAGTCTTCCTTGCAACCCTTCTATCGGGGGACCTGCCAAAGGGGTAGTTGTCCGCGAAATCGATGCTTTAGGGGGAGTGATGGGTAAAGCAGCTGATTTAACTCAAATTCAAATTAAAATGTTAAACTCTTCAAAAGGTCCTGCCGTCAGAGCTTTAAGAGCTCAAATCGATAAACTAAAATATCCCCAAATTATTTTAAAAATGTTGCAAAATAGTCCTAATTTGACTTTATTAGAAGGACTGGTGAATCATTTATTAGTCAAAGATAACCAAGTTAAGGGGATTTGTTTAATAAATGGGCAAGAAATTTATGCTAAAACTGTTATTATTACTACTGGCACTTATTTAGCTAGCCAAATTTTAATTGGCGAAACCAAAAAAGCATCTGGTCCTAATAACAACCCTACTACTTACGGTATCAGTCAACAATTAAAAGATTTAGGTTTCGAAATCATCAGATTAAAAACTGGGACTTCACCGAGAATCAAAAAATCAACTATTGATTTTAGTCAAACTAAAATTCAACTAGGCGACAATTATTTACAAACTTTTGATTTTGATAGCAAGATTAAAAAATTAAGCATTCAAGAAGATTGTTTTTTGACCCACACCAACAAATCAACCCATCAAGTTATTCAAAAACATCTAAAAAAATCTGCCATGTATGGCGGTTATATCGAAGGCACAGGGCCACGTTATTGCCCTTCAATTGAAGATAAAGTGGTACGTTTTTGCGATAAAAGTAGTCACCAAATTTTTATTGAACCAGAAAGTTTAGCTTTAGATGAAATGTATTTACAAGGGCTTTCAACTAGTATGCCCAAAGACGTCCAACATGAAATTTTAAAAACCATTCCAGGCTTGCAGAATGCCAAAATTACAAAATATGCTTACGCGATTGAATATGATGCCTTTAATCCAAGCCAATTAAAACACAGTTTGGAAACTAAAAAAATTGCTAATCTTTTTTTTGCAGGACAGATGAATGGCACTAGCGGATATGAAGAAGCAGCTTGCCAAGGGTTAATGGCTGGAATTAACGCCTCTTTAAAATTGGAAAATAAACCAGCATTTGTGTTAAAAAGAAATGAAGCTTATATTGGTGTTTTAATCGATGATTTGATTACCAAAGGCACGAAAGAACCTTATCGCCTATTGACTTCAAGAGCAGAATTTCGTTTATTGTTAAGACATGATAACGCTGATTTGCGTTTAAAAGATTATAGTTATAACTTGGGATTAATCGATGAAACTAATTATCAAAATTTTACCAAAAAAAAAGAACAAATCGAAATACTACTAAAATTGAGTCAAAAATTTGAAATTTTAGCCAATGAAACTAATTTAGCTTATTTAAAAAATTTAGGATCTTCTCCTTTTGTTGGAAAAACAACATTATTGCAATTATTAAAACGACCTGAATTAAACTATCAAATATTACAACATTTTTTGCAAGTCGAAGTAGATCAGACAGTCTATGAACAAGTAGAAATCCAAATTAAATATGAAGGTTACATCAATAAAGCCCAAAAAGAAGCAGAAAAACTGTTGAGATTGGAGCAAAAAAAAATACCAAATAAAACTAATTATTTGGAGATTAAAAACTTATCTAAGGAGGCAAAAGAAAAATTAGACTTTATTAAACCACAAACCCTAGGACAAGCTTCGAGGATTTTAGGGGTTAATCAAGTAGATATTTCGATTTTGTTGGTTTATTTGGAAAAACAACATGCCTCACTCTAAATTATTAAAAAATAAATTTAATCTTAGTCAAAAACAAACAGAACAATTTGATTTATATTATCAATTTTTAACTCAAGAAAACCAAAAATACAACCTAACTTCCTTAATATCTTTAACAGATGTTTATTACAAACATTTTTATGATTCTTTGATTTTGCAAGAAGTCCTAGATTTTAGGCATATAAACACTCTTGGTGATGTTGGCGCAGGAGCGGGTTTTCCTAGTTTTCCTTTAAAAATAATTTATCCTCATTTAAAAATTTATATTATCGAATCATCTTTAAAAAAAATTAACTTTTTAAAGGCTTTGGCTAAAATTTTGTCTTTAGATGATATCTATTTTTTTCACCAAAGAGTACAAAACCATCACAAACATTATGATTGTATAGTGGCTCGGGCTTTAGGTAATTTAAGTCGTATTTTACAATGGTGTCTTCCTTTGGTTAAAAAAAGAAGTTATTTTATCGCCATGAAAGGAAAAAACTTCAACCAAGAATTAAAAGATAGTCAAACAGTAATCAAAGAATTTAAAATAACTTTAATTAAAATTCAACAACTCGAATTACCAATGCAGCTAGGTACTAGAGCTAATTTATTATTTCAAGCTAATTAAAAATTTATAAAAAAAATAAAACCACTAATTTTAGTGGTTTTATTTTCTGTCTTTGCCTATTATTCTTAAAAGAAGACTAACAATTCTTAAAAAAATAGCAATTAAAGTAGCAGCAAAAGCCAAAGATACTTGCCATTCGTATTTGGCAGGCAACCCTTGTTGAATCATGTTTTCAGTGTAATCAAAATGAAGAGCTAAATACAATGATAAAAAACCTAACATT
This genomic interval carries:
- the rny gene encoding ribonuclease Y, with amino-acid sequence MSGTSPEGCLSMVLLSVVFLSLGISIGYLFYSFFNRKKLDQEQQKFEIQVKNKLEELRQHEKELIYNAKIEIVSLRQKLEHDLHERTNIVVSLEEKNNRREELFNNRTESLNKREQYLDSKQQMINHVKKNLEKQIQEHEHLIQQQKIKLEQIAALTPQAAQKIIMDEVRDKTANEVFAYIKKEEEKAKSEVAKKAKMFLISAMQKYAGDVTGEKNISVVEIPNEEMKGRIIGRQGRNIKSLEVLTGVDLIIDDSPLTVVVSSFDPVRREIAKKTLESLVSDGRIHPSRIEKALEQSTTEVDNFIKEMGEEAVFITKIGEVHQDLIKILGKLHFRLSYSQNILKHSLEVAFLAGKLAAEIGENEILARRAGLFHDIGKALDHEIEGSHVEIGVALASKYKEKKEVIDAIASHHEDKPPQTVIAVLVAIADTLSSARPGARKESIENYIQRLTKLENIANSIKGVAHSYAIQAGREIRVIVKPDKINDDFIFQVARIIKEQIEQDISYNGIIKVTVIREIRAIEIVKL
- a CDS encoding DNA recombination protein RmuC, whose translation is MIINKYNLVLVLLFLVILLIVLVVGIVFVFGRMLLKAKVPDFNLQDILKQSFLESELRVIDRLDLKINNLTHQSKDSLTKEIKDTRQHLISNLENSLKVLRDQNASGFQEVQNIHKLLAQNDKTGKVGEFLLARVLENIAYTKDKLIFEKQFLMKKLNSNGQRLRVDIMCKGRGKFIQIPIDSKFPTTDFLEYMNSTDNKNELKKRFLMRVKDRIKEAQKYVSPEDNAPYVIMFIPSESIFSQINSDEETISFAFKRNVIITSPSILLAILNSVDYYFQIFESVQNNEEKITCIDNVLQAMKNFDKVFLYDLKIVLEKVLKVIEEVQIKEKTLEKRYEKLLEVRKLEAEKRSLSINSKK
- the mnmG gene encoding tRNA uridine-5-carboxymethylaminomethyl(34) synthesis enzyme MnmG, producing MIYDSIVVGAGHAGVEAALTLAKKHSTLLITGSLKQVASLPCNPSIGGPAKGVVVREIDALGGVMGKAADLTQIQIKMLNSSKGPAVRALRAQIDKLKYPQIILKMLQNSPNLTLLEGLVNHLLVKDNQVKGICLINGQEIYAKTVIITTGTYLASQILIGETKKASGPNNNPTTYGISQQLKDLGFEIIRLKTGTSPRIKKSTIDFSQTKIQLGDNYLQTFDFDSKIKKLSIQEDCFLTHTNKSTHQVIQKHLKKSAMYGGYIEGTGPRYCPSIEDKVVRFCDKSSHQIFIEPESLALDEMYLQGLSTSMPKDVQHEILKTIPGLQNAKITKYAYAIEYDAFNPSQLKHSLETKKIANLFFAGQMNGTSGYEEAACQGLMAGINASLKLENKPAFVLKRNEAYIGVLIDDLITKGTKEPYRLLTSRAEFRLLLRHDNADLRLKDYSYNLGLIDETNYQNFTKKKEQIEILLKLSQKFEILANETNLAYLKNLGSSPFVGKTTLLQLLKRPELNYQILQHFLQVEVDQTVYEQVEIQIKYEGYINKAQKEAEKLLRLEQKKIPNKTNYLEIKNLSKEAKEKLDFIKPQTLGQASRILGVNQVDISILLVYLEKQHASL
- the rsmG gene encoding 16S rRNA (guanine(527)-N(7))-methyltransferase RsmG, which translates into the protein MPHSKLLKNKFNLSQKQTEQFDLYYQFLTQENQKYNLTSLISLTDVYYKHFYDSLILQEVLDFRHINTLGDVGAGAGFPSFPLKIIYPHLKIYIIESSLKKINFLKALAKILSLDDIYFFHQRVQNHHKHYDCIVARALGNLSRILQWCLPLVKKRSYFIAMKGKNFNQELKDSQTVIKEFKITLIKIQQLELPMQLGTRANLLFQAN